Proteins from a single region of Leuconostoc gasicomitatum LMG 18811:
- the atpA gene encoding F0F1 ATP synthase subunit alpha: MAIQAEEISALIKQQLEKFDTTLTVEEVGTVTYIGDGVARANGLANAMAGELLEFANGTFGMAQNLDSSEVGIIILGGFDDIREGDTVKRTGRIMEVPVGEQLIGRVVNSLGQPIDGLGEIKTDKTRPVEFKAPGVMQRKSVFEPLQTGIKAIDALVPIGRGQRELIIGDRKTGKTSLAIDTILNQKDQDMIVIYVAIGQKDSTVRTQVETLRQLGAMDYTIVVNAGPSEPAPMLYLAPYVGAAMGEEFMYNGKHVLIVYDDLSKQATAYRELSLILRRPPGREAYPGDVFYLHSRLLERAAKLSDELGGGSMTALPFIETQAGDVSAYIPTNVISITDGQVFLDADQFYAGVRPAIDAGTSVSRVGGDAQIKAMKKVAGTLRLDLASFRELESFAQFGSDLDAATQAKLARGRRTVEILKQPLHKPMPVQQQVIVLYALTRGYIDDVAISDIQRFQDELIAYVDANANDLFKTILETKNLPEDAAMNSAIEAFKAGFAGSTAE; this comes from the coding sequence ATGGCTATTCAAGCTGAAGAAATTTCTGCTTTAATTAAGCAACAGCTCGAAAAGTTCGACACAACGCTAACTGTAGAAGAAGTGGGAACTGTTACCTATATTGGTGATGGTGTGGCTCGTGCAAATGGTCTAGCAAATGCTATGGCTGGTGAATTGCTCGAATTTGCTAATGGCACATTCGGTATGGCCCAAAACCTCGACTCTAGTGAAGTTGGAATCATCATTCTTGGTGGTTTTGATGATATTCGCGAAGGTGATACAGTTAAACGTACTGGCCGCATCATGGAAGTGCCGGTCGGCGAACAATTAATTGGACGTGTTGTCAACTCTTTGGGTCAACCAATTGATGGATTGGGTGAAATCAAAACAGACAAGACACGTCCTGTCGAATTTAAAGCACCTGGTGTTATGCAACGTAAGTCAGTTTTTGAACCGTTGCAAACAGGTATTAAAGCAATCGATGCGCTCGTTCCAATTGGACGTGGGCAACGTGAATTGATTATCGGAGACCGTAAGACTGGTAAAACATCTTTGGCTATCGATACAATTTTGAATCAAAAAGACCAAGACATGATTGTTATCTATGTTGCTATTGGTCAAAAAGACTCAACTGTTCGTACACAAGTTGAGACGTTACGTCAACTTGGCGCAATGGATTATACAATTGTTGTTAATGCGGGTCCTTCAGAACCTGCACCAATGTTATATCTAGCACCTTATGTTGGCGCAGCCATGGGTGAAGAATTTATGTATAATGGCAAACACGTTTTGATTGTGTATGATGATTTATCAAAACAAGCCACAGCTTATCGTGAATTATCATTAATTCTTCGTCGTCCGCCCGGACGTGAAGCTTATCCAGGTGATGTCTTCTACTTGCATTCACGTTTGTTAGAACGTGCAGCTAAGTTGTCTGACGAACTTGGTGGTGGATCAATGACTGCATTACCATTTATTGAGACACAGGCTGGGGATGTTTCAGCATATATTCCAACGAACGTTATTTCCATCACTGATGGACAAGTGTTCTTGGATGCTGATCAATTCTATGCAGGTGTTCGTCCTGCCATTGATGCTGGAACTTCTGTTTCACGTGTTGGTGGTGATGCGCAAATTAAGGCAATGAAAAAAGTTGCTGGTACATTACGTTTGGATTTGGCTTCGTTCCGTGAATTAGAAAGTTTCGCGCAATTCGGTTCAGATTTGGATGCTGCTACGCAAGCTAAGTTAGCGCGTGGTCGCCGTACAGTTGAAATTTTGAAGCAACCATTGCACAAACCAATGCCAGTACAGCAACAAGTCATTGTACTTTATGCTTTGACACGTGGTTACATTGATGATGTTGCGATTTCTGACATTCAACGTTTCCAAGACGAATTAATTGCCTATGTTGATGCCAATGCTAATGACTTGTTCAAGACAATCCTTGAGACAAAGAATTTGCCTGAAGACGCTGCCATGAATTCAGCAATCGAAGCCTTTAAGGCGGGATTTGCTGGTTCAACAGCGGAATAA
- the atpH gene encoding ATP synthase F1 subunit delta: MAKNLKDIADQYAKAIFELSSEQNNIEETRTSLNGIKTVLNDNPNFVMVVTSDDVDPASRDNLLQTLTNGASESIQNLVKLLVYNNRLNILSQVVDAFGDRYNEANGIVDVTATTAVTLDETRLDKLAAIFASKTGAKHVNLKNVVDESILGGVILKSQSTLIDGSLQTKIAKMKAQLLG, encoded by the coding sequence ATGGCAAAAAATCTTAAAGATATAGCTGACCAATACGCCAAAGCAATTTTTGAATTGTCTAGCGAGCAAAACAACATAGAAGAAACTAGGACAAGTTTGAACGGCATAAAAACCGTTCTAAACGACAATCCTAACTTTGTTATGGTGGTAACATCTGATGATGTTGATCCTGCTTCACGTGATAATCTGTTACAAACATTGACAAACGGTGCCTCTGAATCAATTCAGAACTTGGTTAAGCTGCTCGTTTACAATAATCGTTTGAATATTTTATCGCAAGTGGTTGATGCGTTTGGTGATCGTTACAATGAAGCTAATGGTATTGTGGATGTGACAGCAACTACAGCCGTTACGCTAGACGAAACACGTTTGGATAAATTAGCAGCAATTTTTGCATCAAAAACAGGTGCAAAACATGTGAATTTAAAAAATGTTGTGGATGAAAGCATACTTGGTGGTGTGATTTTAAAATCACAGTCAACTTTAATTGATGGTAGCTTACAAACAAAAATTGCCAAAATGAAGGCACAATTATTAGGTTAG